GATCAGATCAGATCCCTAGGGCTGCGCGGATCCCCTTCAGAGCCTGTGAGTGAAACCTATGACGCTTCATCTTTTTCTACGAATCTACATTTcaacgtattttttattatttgttaattttaactataaaattactccagttttatatacttagattttattttactaaataggTCAAACTAGTTTGCTTTCGCTTGCTTATTCAGCGAGAGGAACGGACTTATCTTCGGCGGcatatacttaaattaaagACAGACAagcaaagtaaaattaaaccaaACGTAAATATTATCTTGGGAGACAATTAGTGTGTACAATTAgcggaatatatatatatatatatatatatatgtatacctaCCTACTACTTTTTATCGATCCACTACGaagaataaattgtaatataatttcgGTGGCAAGGCCAATATTGTCTTGGGGCCTGTTTGTCGCACACTTCGCACACAGGAGCGGAACGGCCCTCATTACAGCAGCATCCTTCCTCctcatttaatttttcctcAATTATcgctatattattatgatggTTCATGTGTTAACCCAATATTGGTCGCATTACTGTAATGTTGTTCTGTAGTATTTTGctaataaaagacaattaaaTGTGAAAGgtgttaaaacttaaaatatgaGTGGCAACACCAAGTTTAGTTTAATACCAAATTTGGTAAATTCGTTTCAAGGTCCTAATTAAAGAGCTTCTAGGgatattagatttatattcCATCAAGATGTTACTATTGAAGAAGCCAGAAAAAGATCCACCATAGTGCAATATCAAAGATGTCAGCAGTATGGTCATACTAAAAACTATTGTATGAAACCATATCGCTGTGTCAAGTGTGCTGGACCGCACAAAACTTCGGAATTTACAAAAGTGGATCCTCCAAGCCTtggaaagatttttttttaacagtaaCCGAAATAATCATCCAGTCATTATTGCATGTCGTGATTTATTGTATCGATGTTGCATCAAGAATTGCACAGTTTCGTTTGCTTGGATTCCGGGGCACTCAGGTATTTTTTGCAATACCAAGGCCGATAGCCTTGCCAAGGCTGCGGTCAATGACGTAGATCTGGTTCCGTACAAAAACTTTTCTTGTGATTTGGCTCTCCTTCCTAAATCTCAGTTACTGAATTCTTGGACAAACATTTGGCGTTCTTCAAGTCGATATTACAGCACGATTCAGGTCGTACCTACCTACCGTACCTCCTCAACCGTTCTTTTCAACTCTGACGCTTGGTAAAGCTAACACTTCGACCCTTATTCGTATGAGGCTGGGCCATGCACTCCCTTGCATTTGGCAAGGCTTAACCTTTTACCTAACGATATATGTCACTGTGGCAATGACGTTGGggattttaatcatatattcTTTGCCTGTCCTCAACATGACCGTTCCGCTTTTATTTCCTCGCTTTTGTctattaaaattccttttcctACTTCAATCTCTATTAttctatctaatataaatattgatgtatatagaattttagccagtttcatttttcataacaatataaaattataatcatttatgtacttattatatacctaatttatctgatccttttcaaaattccgatccaatttccaaaccaataaaataaatctaataacacaCTTCCTAACTTTTTTGCATGACTGACGCACAAACCGCGCAGGCCAAGAAAAGGGAAAAAAAGTGGATCGCAATACAACTGCTTTATGTTTGTTGTGTTAGCTTAGACAATAGACGAACACTGTTATAGTACCAGTACCACGAGCTTCATAATGCCTCATTTATACTCAGACAGTTCATTGACACAGTTATAAAATGTTCGGTATTGAACAGTTCAATGGGCATACTCACTGGTAGCGATATTGCAGCAAGTATTTACTGCATGAATTACAAGGGCAAGggagtaattttttaatagaatctTGCTGTTGGTCTCAAGGGCATTGACAGCTCAGCTTAGTTTCTTTTGGCGAGCATAGCTTAGCTGAGATGAGCTTTTTCCCGTgtctagcgcaagggcgtcaaTGTCCTGAAGGATaagacggaagctcactggaatGGGCGAAGCGAAGGTAAAGAGGGTGAACCTCTCTCGGTGAAGGTGGATTTTTACCCTAGTTTGACTGTGATTTTACTTTGTCGTGCTTTGATATTTCCATTAGGGACCTAGCGAGGAAGCTGGCCTCAAAGGCGGGCACTCAGCGGGCTGTATCAATCAGATGCATAGTACATTTTGATCCTTGTTCAATTCATTCGAAGGATTACTGTTTCAGATAAAAGGCCCATGGATTGTTACACTGAGAAGCAGGAACTGGGACAATGTGTAAAAATGTCGGAATGCATGGACAGAAACGAAATCGACTTGGAAAATATGGACGTGTATAGGTAAGTTAAGGGCCCATTTAACATGGTCTTTAGCTACAGtagttctttatatataattaatgaaatagttCAGCACTCGGAATATATTTCAATCCGATAGAAACTGAATAATAACTAAGCctcatttatttcttgaaacatTGATCCATATCTCCAAATATACAAacacttaaatttttacagaaataaatatatataaataaattatttgcatttttttccAAGCACCTCTTATAGTGTTTAGGCCTCCTTCCTATTGGCTGAATCTTCTCCACCAACTTCTTCAAGCTAGTTCACCGTGAAAGAGGGCGACGTCTCTGTCTTTTCCCTCGTTTCACTGTTTCTATCCCGATAGAAAGATattgaagttaaattaaaaaaaaaacacaatttccAGTGGAACTATAGTTTAGAGAGTGCTTCGTCATTCTTTTCGGTTCTAATGGTTTTAGAAATTCCGTCACACACAGTagaatttcataattatatgcAAAGAccgtataattaagtttttatacagAATCTGTATAGAATAACAAAAGCGTCCCCAGAATCCGCCATTGACTATAGCCTGCAAAACACGCCTCCTGTCGTCCAGGTCTCAATAGATCGTCGCCATTCCACTAATAATTGCATGAAACGGATCTTCAGAGTCCCATAATTTCAcgatttattacttaaataatccTTTGgcatttttgtttgtatataatcTATGCACAAAgctacaataattaataaatttaaaataaaataatttccagACAATTAAGCTGCCACTTCTTGAAGACATGCTGTCCAAGCAGTCGATTGGTTAAAACCGGGACTCCACCTCCAATGCCGGAAAAGAAGGCAGGTTGTGGATGGAGCAACCCTGGCGGCTACGCATTCCGCGACTCTTCAAATACGCACGCCGAGTTCGGAGAGTTTCCTTGGATGGTTGCTTTGATGAGGTATTCATTTTTACCAATTTTGAGGTTTAGTCTGGTCTCCTCACGGTGTATGAATTAACTTCTGGctactaaaacatttttctcaTTTCGATTTCCCTTATGGCTCAAGTAATAGGAACTACATATGTCAGTCCGGCGTAGACACTGTGACGAGCTCAGGAGATGAGACTGTCGCCACATGTGATATGGAGTACCGTTGTCAATCTCTTTTCGGCTTGATCGCTctgcgttgcgtagagatcaATGAAGTTTTTTGTAGTTTAcaatggagagtgttcagaggagatGTTCAGATTAACACCTGCAGCTGAATGTCATCATCAGACGTCGAGGCCGAACACGAAATTTCACAATTGAGCGATTTTTATGGGCAGTTTTTGCCCCTcatcaccactatgtggaaccagctgccggTTCAATTATTTCCGAAagaattcgacttaaggtcggcaacgcactcacgggccctctggcattgagagtgtttATGGGTGACGGTATAactaacatcaggtgagcctcctgcccgttcacctgtataaattttgtaaaaaagaattataaattcgtttcgtttatattaaaaaaatatttaatataggtatatagGACTCGATAGCcaacaaacaattaatattaaaaatataccttctCTAGAAATGTCAATCAGAACCAGGAATGGGATCCAAAGGATTACTTGGGAGGTGGAACTCTGATCCACCATTCGGTGGTGATGACGGTCGCTCATAAACTCGTGGACCGAAACGACCCGCTTTTGGTAAGTACGAGTTTCCgtcaaatagttttaagtaGAGTAGAGTAGAGTAAATGTTATTCGTAGGATCATCAAAAAATTTTTCGATAATTATCGATTTTTTGTGGTGGTGCCTCTCTATCTGGAAGTTGGCTGATTGTCTCATGAAGCATGTCTAGTCCAATGCCAGATGAAACAACTATTCTGAAGTCGCAATACGTCGACGTCACGTTTTCCTTTCACTAACACGCCTTTTGCTCTTCATCTTCATAATTAACTAAAGGCAGTGGGAAATTGGATTATTTACgagcataatatataaaaaaagcctTTAATGGAGTACTACATTATGTGGATTACATTAAGTCCACGTCATTATGTTTAACATTAGTTCACGACCTCCGACATAGTGAAAACCCCTTTCAAATATCCCACTGGTATCTCGCCACCATTTTCAATTCCTTTCCTACGATCCCTTTCATTCCATCTTCCGTTGGCATTCTGACGTCCACGTCAtctcttttttctttccaCTAGGTAGTTGCTATGGGCTTCGCAACTTTGAAAGGAGGCGATAAATAAGACAGAGCAATATTTcaatctgatttattgttataaaacgaTATCTTAATTCacataaatcatattattattgagatGTCAGTGTATTGTATCTTCAGCTATTAAAGTATAGAATAGTTATGTGAGCCGTGTGAGGGTTCAATTTTGGCCTTGACCAACCCtggtcaatgttcaaatgaaatttGAATGTGTACTGATTCCAAATACCACAACGGTGCTGTTCCAGCAGCCTCTATCTTGGCGTTCTAAAATTTACAGAATATGTTCACCTCAATCCAAATATAATGTTGTCCAGCTATTTAAAAGATCAGTTTTCAAAGTCTTTCTACACCAGTAGCTTTAGGATCATGATGGCCATTAGAAAATGCGGGATCTTGGTCTATAAAGCAATGCCTTCACTGTGCTTTTGTGACCGCATCaactttaatagttttaatgcAAAAAAGGCTGCTGCAGCAATACCGACGTAAAGATGATGCCCCGGTACTGAGACACTGGgtcaatatattaataacaaacacttgttaataattatgttatgacaatattaattagaatgtTTGCattaaacgtatttttatatttacagataAAATGCCGTCTTGGCGAATGGGATACGCAGAATACGAACGAAATTTATCCCCACCAAGACAGAGACGTCAGTAAAATCCTTGTTCATGAACAGTTCTCTTCAAGTAAgtcatttatatacaaataaaaatcaattgcCAAAATGAACATAACTACCGAACAATTGATTTTCGAACCTTTACTAAAAGATTTGTTAATCTTCTTCTTGAGAAGAATACGTTAAAATACAGTAGAAAttagtgtgtgtgtgtgtgtgaataCTACGTCATCCTGAGGCCCAACAAGAGTTTATCTGGCCAAATTTCAGGCAGTGACTGCATCATTTTGGACTTTttctacattataataaataaattatataaaatttaaggtGTACTTATCAAGAAAAATGATGAAGTTAAGAGGTGAACTCTGAGTGAGATTCCCATATTTAATAAGACCGTAAGGCCACTTACTCATCGGGATGTCATGGCGACGTCGATGGCTTCGTATTCACCTCTTAACTTAATCATCGTTCTTGATATATTAAAGGTACAAtgcttttgttaacatggtctttaattattacaaaagctATTGTAAcgtactttataaaatacaaaagaaaatatgttatataataatgactgAGATATTTTTCAGAGACGTCAGCAAATGACGTTGCCCTAGTAATTACATCGTCCCCATTCGATCTAACCGACCCCCACGTGGGGATTGCCTGTTTGAGCTTCAATGAGCCTAAAATGGATGCCAGTTGTTTTAGCATGGGTTGGGGTAAGGACTTCAATAATAATGACAAATACGCTGTTTGGTTAAAGAAGGtacgtttaaaataacaattattattaaaattaatttaacaatagtGATAAGCATTTATTTGCCAGTTTTGTGGttgcttgtttaatttttcctCTTGATAGCTTggttatgttctaatataattggattgtatgtgtgtaaaatttatgaTATCATATGTTCTTGTATAGTTGTATGCATAAacgttgttttagaacttataaataaataaataaaaatgccagAATGACCATTAAAtctgaaatacatattaaccGTACTCTTTTGTATgcatttaatgaatataatgaGGAGAGAATTGAATCAACACCTTTTTGGTTcctgagtcgaattggttcggaaattgagtgggtagctggtttcgcatagtggtggtgcgtgatAAAAACAGCTTTAAATAAAGCACtattgtggaacgacggacttCGAGGTGATAAGCGTGGAATTTCgcattctgcctcgacgtccgatgatgagaCTCGGCTTCAGGTTTATAATTCAAACAACCCCGAACACTGATGAAtgtggtagaagatgcagagagacccgaCATCCCCACTgtcacaaataattaaaaagatcaGCCAGTTTCAAATGTCAAATCTTTTTTTGTCTTAGGTGCCATCACCAATAGTTGACAACGGAACTTGTGAATATGCCTTGCAACGTTCGCAGCTTGGAAGTGAGTTCAGGTTGCATAACACATTGCTTTGTGCTGGTGGAAGGAAGAACTTTGGCACATGCACTGGTGATGGAGGCTCTTCACTAGCTTGTCGCACGGTGAGTAATACTTTCGCAGGGTCCGCAAAGGCAATTAAGTAAGAAAAACAGTGTTTGGgtgtacaatttattttaggttTGAGCGTCGAATTATGTATAccaatacaattttttgtgcgcattaaacacaCGATCGGAAGGAAAAAATCCAAAAGTCGACGGAGTGTAAAAAAACgcgaaaattattaaagaaattgattAAATGAATGCTAATACTAGCAGTATTCTTAAAACTAGACAggtttataagtaaaaaaattgacgTTCTAAGTGTATATTATCTTATACATATATCGATTAACGATATTTAgcgtttaataaaatcaatggtCAGCTTCAGAACTGTTTCAAGATGTCAAGTATATGACGTACTTGTACTAACTtggaaattaaaaagagtggcaaaGGGTTTCTTGCCATTTCTTCTCGCCTGCTCTACCACCCTTGATTTGGGAACTATATAGTATAGGGATAGTAAACGAAAGTTAGATTAGATTTTTCATAGAATATAATTCTGCTGTCCCTTTCAAAGGCGCTGTAATAgttatttctaatattattgACTTCTTTTCAGCGCAATTCCTTCCCACAACGTTACTCAGTGTACGGTATGGTTTCATTTGGCGTCAATTGTGGTACAGAACTTCCCGCTGCGTACGTCAACGTAGCACCGTTGGTTGGATGgatcattaataaatttgctGAGGAAAAACTTGAGATTACGTTCTTTGCTTAAAAATATGACTTGCATATTTTCGACAAGCCACGGTCTATCTAGAGaagtaaacttattttaaaacttagattatttttagattgctCCATAGCCTATTACGGACATGGATCCGTCAAATGTTGACACGCGTGATGTTTTACAAATGTCACCGCGAACGattgttttacaattatattaatattatttcttcttttttacaatgtctttgGCAAATAAAGAATACGtgcttatttattgttttatttcagtttCAGTTTGTAACTGACAATTTGCACAGTATGGACATAATTGTGAGTACGTAAGTTTTCTCTATGATTTTGTATCGTCATATCGCCGAATGCCTCCAATCCGGGACGCATTTTACTTCAACATTGGCGGTTACTGCATCGCGCCAAATCGCTGggaactgtatttatttattttattttatttatttaattatttatttacacttcgttacactacaaaataaaaataaaaattaacataattaaatcaaaaggagggcaactggcggccttatcgcttacgagcgatctcttccaggcaaccactgtgagtaaagaaaaaatgaatgtattaaataagataggcaagtagtgcaaaatacatgtaatacacactGGAGTTGTGGATCTGCAATAAAATTGAAAGCgtattacaaaaatacctcctttttacataaaaacgtttaacacaatttaacaGAGTTTCGTCCGTTTTGTaccttttcaaatttaatgacgtggaataagtgatacttgtatcttatattccataataaacattttattattattttaaatgccgAACGTCCGCCACATGCGTCAGTCATTGATAGGTACTGCCTCGTTTCTCCAGTGCTTCGGAGATGTTTGCCCAAGCCCGTACAAATGAATTTTGGgctattattagaattaaaacaccgggaattaaaattaaattactggGCGGTCGGAACAGCATATTGAAGATTGTAGCAGATGACCTGCCTTCGCCTATCATGATTGATGAGGCATTTTGTGCGTACACTTGTCGGTTCAGATCGACTGGTGTATGCATACACTTTTTCATGAGTTGTTGTTCACcatgtttttatgtttagctttttagtatatattattactactactatattataaaactagtctgtaagtttatattattttatctgaacaaataaatattaataataattgagcaATTGATAGAGAACCATCTAACGCACTACTGACAGACTGACATTGACAACTAATAGAATCTCCGCGATTAAGTTATGGAATACACTCCCCGATCTCTTACGGTCTTCTTCTTTGTCTTCTACATGAATACGTCTTAACCATGTTCCTATTCAATTGTAACTTTTGTTATtctaaatatactatttttattgcatttttcaaTATAGCCTTAACTCCGATTcttatgttttagtttttatttaattttaagttatattttacttgttattttttgtttctttactTGCCTTTTCTctttttcattacaataagGCCTCcttaatagtttatattatctgattttatatgtaacattaatgcaacaaagtgtttatatacaaataatctGTATCTATGATATTGATTTTGCcattgtaacaaaatataataacattagtTTCATTTAATCATCTCCGACAAATACGTTCATACGAATGTAGGCCATCTTTTAACTTCTATTACTTGCaaaaccatttatttttaagttctaCAACACCGCGtgtgtataaaattgtataaaaaaatatgacatcaataattttacacacatacacatcaattatactAGAACATAAGTAAGCcagcaagggaaaaaattaaacaagcaaccacaaaaaataaaagaatgaCTAAccaaatgaaaacttaaagcTCCTTTAGAGCAATATAATCAAAGTTACGGTAAGTTGGAAGATTGTTGTAAAATCCAGATTCtatcacctgtgacgatgtcaattACAAAATTTGGCGACACGAGTCCATGCGAAGGAGCTTCTGGTCTGATGAGGAATCCATCTGGGAAGAAGCTTCCTGACGGCTAAATgttcttgtaatatttttttaacttgactcataccactGCCTAGGTTTGCCcatatctgctgataggtcactcttaTCTTCTTCTGTCATGCgccgcacagcactgatgttatcttcagtagtcgcttttaaaggacgtccctcacgcggatcatgattgagattgctacgtccacgttTAAACTTGTTAAACCCATTGTAAaaagtggcacgagatggggcttcattaggaaatgctaatcgcagcctatcatagctttgttgttgagtaagccaacaacgaaagtcatacgAAATCATTGactgaaaattttctcgcgttaggttcattttatcgtgtaacaagagttttaggtttgccgccaattcacaaaaacaaatgacaaatgaatgcaatacacTACATTACCAATGAGtcctaaaaattaaattcaaaaaagtttcatGAGCAATGTTTCTGACTGGtcaattctaaacattttcagtattacttacgtatatataataaaattaaaaggaatgaatatttattaaagttttcttTGGAAGTATTACTGGTGACAAAACAACAATTGCTGCAGCATCTTACGCTCGAAGAGAGGGAgacttttataaaatggatCAGCCTTGCTTGTCCTATCCTGTCCTcgcatatattaatatataatacaatatgtttTGCTATAGAATCATTATTTATGAACAACACACACaatttacagtatttacaatattcaaaagtacatacatacatagtaataaattgcgtgttgttcccacgagaatgtaagtgcgtgctcctatttcaccatgcctcctacTGATATaggacaaatatttgtttttaatttattttaaactattaattacttaagatgtcatgaagaacatggtgtaatggttgcagcttaCAAAAATTGTGTGAAAGAagaaacttggcgattaaaaagcgtgacggagagtttattgccagttctttccTTGAATAGAGAACTAGCAATAATGACAAATTTGaagcaattaaaaatgtttgacgttcataactgtacattgtgttacctatatgaatgaatgatttgatttgataatgatttaattataaataattaggaattttaaaagtttggtcgctgtgtattattattgctggcagcatttccctGCTGTATATTGATGTGAAACATCTATAGCCGCACACAGTCGCTGGCATGTTCGAGCGCGGAACAACGATAGATGCTGTATTTATTAGATATCTTGATAATGTTATGTCCAAtacttttgtaacatacttcaGTTACCATCGACCAATTGTCAACAGTAATACCGTCCTCAGAGGCAACATCGAATATAACTATTACCGAAGTCACTGATTAAACTAATTGAGTTGTcacgatttgaaataaaatcgtAAATCTTTGTattcaatgaaaataaatgtttattcaataaatagtcatcgatatctggaaaacaatcgtaatattttactttatcattatgacatatttagttcctatcacaatatgttcttttctgcatattacttttacaaaataatgtcgatgtttcacatctgccaggcgtcccgtgacggctcaatttttttttttgc
This DNA window, taken from Pieris brassicae chromosome 14, ilPieBrab1.1, whole genome shotgun sequence, encodes the following:
- the LOC123718066 gene encoding phenoloxidase-activating factor 2-like isoform X1, giving the protein MKSIAVVCLLVWGCQGFNNNRDNVNQWLGDFFTPTNKRPMDCYTEKQELGQCVKMSECMDRNEIDLENMDVYRQLSCHFLKTCCPSSRLVKTGTPPPMPEKKAGCGWSNPGGYAFRDSSNTHAEFGEFPWMVALMRNVNQNQEWDPKDYLGGGTLIHHSVVMTVAHKLVDRNDPLLIKCRLGEWDTQNTNEIYPHQDRDVSKILVHEQFSSKTSANDVALVITSSPFDLTDPHVGIACLSFNEPKMDASCFSMGWGKDFNNNDKYAVWLKKVPSPIVDNGTCEYALQRSQLGSEFRLHNTLLCAGGRKNFGTCTGDGGSSLACRTRNSFPQRYSVYGMVSFGVNCGTELPAAYVNVAPLVGWIINKFAEEKLEITFFA
- the LOC123718066 gene encoding phenoloxidase-activating factor 2-like isoform X2, producing the protein MDCYTEKQELGQCVKMSECMDRNEIDLENMDVYRQLSCHFLKTCCPSSRLVKTGTPPPMPEKKAGCGWSNPGGYAFRDSSNTHAEFGEFPWMVALMRNVNQNQEWDPKDYLGGGTLIHHSVVMTVAHKLVDRNDPLLIKCRLGEWDTQNTNEIYPHQDRDVSKILVHEQFSSKTSANDVALVITSSPFDLTDPHVGIACLSFNEPKMDASCFSMGWGKDFNNNDKYAVWLKKVPSPIVDNGTCEYALQRSQLGSEFRLHNTLLCAGGRKNFGTCTGDGGSSLACRTRNSFPQRYSVYGMVSFGVNCGTELPAAYVNVAPLVGWIINKFAEEKLEITFFA